The Nitrospira sp. genome includes a region encoding these proteins:
- a CDS encoding DUF4359 domain-containing protein — protein sequence MSLLRLSVIVGALIILVGLAWSNPTTDDYLQFVEQELGKAIDRMDQGTSTREQQFLRQMFRSQSKKLLDSFVRPNTVRRNWGLVSHYETQVADTKVLVLGLAGHFIPLRGVEEATLKIGRMAF from the coding sequence ATGAGTCTCCTTCGCTTGAGTGTAATCGTCGGTGCACTGATTATCTTGGTCGGTTTGGCCTGGTCGAACCCGACGACGGACGATTATTTACAGTTCGTTGAACAGGAATTGGGGAAGGCGATAGACCGAATGGACCAGGGCACATCGACTCGGGAACAGCAATTTCTTCGGCAGATGTTTCGGTCTCAAAGCAAGAAGCTGCTGGATTCATTCGTTCGGCCGAATACGGTGAGGCGCAATTGGGGGCTTGTCAGTCACTATGAAACGCAGGTGGCCGATACGAAGGTCCTTGTGCTTGGTCTTGCTGGTCACTTCATTCCCCTGCGAGGTGTTGAAGAGGCGACTCTCAAGATCGGCCGAATGGCCTTCTAG
- the mtaB gene encoding tRNA (N(6)-L-threonylcarbamoyladenosine(37)-C(2))-methylthiotransferase MtaB codes for MGTTRASLHTLGCRLNQAETSILGEGLRRKGFDLVEFGQPTDVLILNTCSVTEDAERTSRYLIRKTLKHSPHAFIAVTGCYAQTGMEQLKRQAGIDLIVGHQFKLDLPAYLPAVHELRKRSAPDIHYTKTIARGDFDLPHFAEPDSTRALLKIQDGCSAMCSFCIIPFARGHERSRTFDDILREADSLVARGYREIVLTGVNIGQYVHSDNDFCALLRRLDQVDGLERIRISSIEPTTVSDELLDLIASSNKLCPYLHIPLQSGDDQILQAMNRRHTVKEYRKLIDTALTKIPDLGVGTDLMVGFPGETEAAFQNTLAVASDLPFSYLHVFPYSSRPGTAALRIKQRVPSASIKKRTTLLLDLDRAKRLVFHNAQIGKTVSVLFESGTRESYRFGTTSNFTKVAVRNSGDLENHIKPVTISAAANRYVFGDLVSPSTPMNASLVRLL; via the coding sequence ATGGGAACAACCCGTGCCTCTCTACATACGCTCGGCTGCCGTCTGAATCAAGCCGAAACCTCGATCCTCGGAGAAGGCCTCCGTCGAAAGGGGTTCGACCTCGTCGAATTTGGCCAGCCCACTGACGTACTGATCCTCAACACCTGTTCCGTGACGGAGGACGCCGAACGGACATCGCGATATTTGATCCGGAAAACGCTGAAACATTCTCCTCATGCCTTCATAGCCGTGACCGGCTGTTATGCCCAAACCGGCATGGAACAGCTCAAGCGTCAGGCCGGCATCGATCTCATCGTCGGACATCAATTTAAGCTCGACCTGCCGGCCTATCTCCCAGCCGTTCATGAGTTGCGGAAGCGATCGGCCCCGGACATTCATTACACGAAGACGATTGCGCGGGGAGACTTTGATCTACCCCATTTTGCAGAACCGGATTCCACCAGAGCTCTCTTGAAGATCCAAGACGGCTGCAGTGCGATGTGCAGCTTTTGCATCATCCCGTTCGCCAGAGGGCACGAGCGCAGCCGAACCTTCGACGACATTCTGCGCGAAGCCGACAGCTTGGTGGCGCGAGGCTACCGGGAGATCGTCCTGACAGGCGTGAATATCGGGCAGTATGTTCACAGCGACAACGACTTTTGCGCATTGCTTCGCCGGCTCGATCAAGTTGACGGCCTTGAGCGCATCCGGATCTCATCGATTGAGCCAACCACTGTCAGCGACGAACTGCTTGATCTGATCGCCTCATCAAACAAACTCTGTCCTTATCTCCACATTCCTCTGCAGAGTGGGGACGATCAGATCCTACAGGCCATGAACCGACGCCATACAGTCAAGGAGTACCGAAAGCTGATCGACACCGCCCTCACGAAGATTCCTGACCTCGGGGTCGGAACTGACCTGATGGTAGGATTCCCCGGAGAGACTGAAGCCGCGTTCCAAAATACACTGGCTGTTGCGTCAGACCTCCCCTTCTCCTATTTGCACGTCTTTCCCTATTCCTCGCGACCAGGGACTGCGGCACTGCGCATCAAACAGCGGGTCCCATCCGCATCGATCAAGAAACGCACTACTCTTCTACTGGATCTCGATCGTGCCAAACGACTGGTCTTTCACAACGCACAGATCGGCAAGACGGTCTCCGTCCTGTTTGAATCCGGCACCAGAGAGTCCTATCGCTTCGGCACGACGTCGAACTTTACAAAAGTTGCCGTCAGAAATTCCGGCGACCTGGAGAACCACATTAAGCCAGTCACGATTTCCGCTGCAGCAAACCGTTACGTATTTGGTGATCTCGTATCGCCCTCAACGCCGATGAACGCGTCCCTGGTGCGCCTATTATGA
- the miaB gene encoding tRNA (N6-isopentenyl adenosine(37)-C2)-methylthiotransferase MiaB, translating to MMVKTLPQVHIETFGCQMNESDSELVRSLLKQEGFGFTEDRERADVVLVNTCAIRENAHTKIYSHLSELKALKKHRPLVVGVLGCMAQNLKSELAEKEPLIDVLAGPDSYRQLPRLLTCALDAQEQGLRQKAFALDLSEYETYENIMPDRNSGVNAWITVMRGCDNFCSFCVVPYTRGRERSRDPESVLLEARDAATRGFKQITLLGQNVNSYRHGEWDFAQLISAVADQPDIERVRFTSPHPKDFPPTLIKAIAAHPKICKHIHLPLQSGSDRILEMMGRTYTGTEYLTLVDRIRSIVPDVVLTTDIICGFCSESDADFQATAHLVERARLDSAYIFKYSERKNTIAARKYVDDVPDQLKGQRVAKLVEIQRAITAERNRRYIGKAVEVLVEGDATRSSTQGMGKTDGNITVVWDKNTGHSEPGTLMTKHIFDASAATLYGE from the coding sequence ATGATGGTCAAGACACTTCCCCAGGTTCATATCGAAACCTTCGGCTGCCAGATGAACGAATCTGACAGTGAGTTGGTCCGGTCATTGTTGAAGCAAGAGGGGTTTGGTTTTACGGAAGACCGCGAACGAGCCGATGTGGTGCTGGTCAATACCTGTGCGATTCGAGAGAACGCCCACACCAAGATCTACTCCCACCTCTCTGAGCTCAAAGCCCTCAAGAAGCACCGCCCGCTCGTCGTCGGTGTGCTTGGTTGCATGGCTCAGAATTTAAAGAGCGAGCTAGCTGAAAAAGAACCGCTCATTGACGTCTTGGCCGGCCCGGACTCGTACCGACAATTGCCCCGGTTGCTGACCTGCGCGCTGGACGCACAAGAACAGGGACTCCGGCAGAAAGCGTTCGCCCTCGATCTATCGGAATATGAAACCTACGAAAACATCATGCCGGATCGGAACAGCGGTGTGAACGCCTGGATCACCGTGATGCGAGGCTGCGATAACTTTTGCTCGTTTTGCGTCGTCCCATACACCAGAGGGCGTGAGCGATCACGCGATCCCGAATCTGTCCTCCTCGAAGCACGTGATGCGGCCACACGTGGATTCAAGCAAATTACGCTGCTGGGACAAAACGTGAATTCCTACCGCCACGGGGAATGGGATTTTGCTCAGCTCATCAGCGCCGTCGCAGACCAGCCGGATATCGAAAGAGTCCGGTTTACCTCTCCGCATCCAAAAGACTTTCCCCCGACACTGATCAAGGCCATCGCCGCCCATCCAAAGATCTGCAAGCACATTCATCTCCCCCTGCAGTCGGGAAGCGATCGGATCCTCGAAATGATGGGCCGCACCTATACGGGAACAGAGTACCTGACATTGGTGGATCGGATCAGATCCATCGTCCCCGATGTCGTTCTAACCACGGACATTATCTGTGGATTCTGTTCCGAATCCGATGCGGACTTCCAGGCCACCGCTCACCTGGTGGAACGGGCCCGGCTCGACTCGGCCTATATCTTCAAGTACTCGGAGCGGAAAAATACGATCGCAGCACGAAAATATGTCGACGATGTACCCGATCAACTGAAGGGCCAGCGGGTCGCCAAGCTAGTGGAGATTCAACGTGCCATTACCGCGGAGCGCAACCGTCGCTATATCGGGAAAGCCGTAGAGGTTTTAGTGGAAGGCGATGCAACCCGTTCCTCGACCCAAGGCATGGGAAAAACCGACGGCAACATCACCGTCGTCTGGGATAAAAACACCGGCCATTCTGAGCCAGGCACACTTATGACTAAGCACATCTTTGACGCCTCAGCCGCGACGTTGTACGGAGAATGA
- a CDS encoding MFS transporter, which translates to MLPLGFLSGLPLALTSGTLQAWLTVEGVDLKTIGIFTLVGLPYTLKFLWAPVMDRVVPPWLGRRRGWMVLTQLCVAMALGLMALTNPKLHPGWLAAYAVLVAFLAASLDIVFDAYRTDTLQPHERGLGAAVWVNGYRVALLASGAGALALADYVGWQMTYLAMATIMVAGVVIVLLSPDPTVVAAAPKSLREAVGAPLAEFFSRPTALGFLAVIVLYKLGDAFASALQTAFLIGGLGFSSTEVGAAKGLGIFATLVGAFIGGILMTRSGLVRSLLTFGVLQAVSNLGFVVLALMGKHAGALTAAVVIENVTGGMGTAAFVALVMSLCDARYTATQFALLSSLEALGRVFVGRPSADLVQVVGWAQFYVFTTVAALPGLWAVWRIRCSIETDQKAIGQASVGKSAAVPIAD; encoded by the coding sequence ATGCTGCCATTGGGGTTTCTATCCGGTCTTCCGCTCGCGCTCACATCGGGGACTCTCCAAGCCTGGTTGACGGTTGAGGGAGTCGACCTCAAGACCATCGGGATTTTCACCCTGGTTGGCCTTCCCTATACGCTGAAGTTCCTCTGGGCACCGGTGATGGACCGTGTGGTGCCCCCATGGTTGGGTCGGCGTCGCGGCTGGATGGTCCTGACGCAACTCTGTGTGGCTATGGCTCTTGGGCTCATGGCTCTGACCAATCCGAAGCTTCATCCTGGCTGGCTCGCAGCCTATGCGGTGCTCGTCGCATTCCTTGCGGCATCCTTGGATATTGTCTTCGATGCCTATCGAACGGACACGCTCCAGCCTCACGAGCGCGGGTTGGGCGCAGCCGTCTGGGTGAATGGCTATCGAGTCGCCCTGTTGGCATCCGGCGCCGGGGCACTGGCGCTGGCTGATTATGTTGGTTGGCAGATGACGTATCTGGCGATGGCAACCATCATGGTCGCCGGAGTGGTTATTGTCTTACTCAGTCCTGATCCGACGGTGGTGGCCGCTGCTCCCAAGAGTCTCAGAGAGGCTGTTGGAGCCCCGCTGGCGGAATTCTTCTCGAGGCCCACAGCACTAGGATTCTTGGCTGTGATCGTCCTCTACAAACTTGGAGATGCCTTTGCATCCGCATTGCAGACAGCCTTTCTGATTGGAGGACTGGGGTTTTCTTCGACCGAGGTCGGCGCTGCAAAGGGGCTTGGGATTTTTGCAACATTGGTGGGTGCCTTTATCGGCGGAATCTTGATGACTAGGTCTGGACTCGTGCGATCGTTGCTGACCTTCGGTGTCTTACAGGCTGTTTCGAACCTTGGCTTTGTCGTGTTGGCTTTGATGGGGAAACATGCCGGTGCGCTGACGGCAGCTGTCGTGATCGAGAATGTGACGGGTGGGATGGGGACGGCAGCATTCGTAGCGTTGGTCATGTCGCTCTGCGATGCGCGCTACACGGCAACACAGTTTGCGCTACTGTCCTCACTTGAAGCGCTGGGGCGAGTATTTGTCGGACGCCCCTCCGCAGATCTTGTTCAGGTCGTGGGATGGGCTCAATTCTATGTCTTTACAACGGTGGCGGCGTTACCTGGTCTCTGGGCCGTGTGGCGAATCCGCTGTTCTATCGAGACAGATCAGAAGGCGATTGGTCAAGCCTCTGTAGGGAAGTCAGCCGCCGTGCCTATTGCTGACTGA